One genomic segment of Betaproteobacteria bacterium includes these proteins:
- a CDS encoding chromate resistance protein — protein sequence MFIALMISLPTGNSTLRMRLWRALKETGCSVLRDGVYVLPATAPQAAALAEVESSVRAAGGFAMTAELNVKSVAQIDDVRKLFDRSEEYGVLVGRIGAARTSLRRLGKRKAETLAQRLHQAFEELAAIDFYPGQANLQAKDALETLDRERQRLYTDGEPRAALGTVRRLDPTRFRNRVWVTRKNPWVDRLASAWLIRRFIDPKARFKWIERPKERPKGAVGFDFDGADFTHIGNRVTFEVLLSSFGLEDDLALGQIAAIVHFLDVGGIPIEDAKGLELVLKGMRESGTHDGELALATAGLFDHVYTAYGGGKAVA from the coding sequence CTGTGGCGGGCATTGAAGGAGACGGGATGTAGCGTCCTTCGTGACGGCGTATACGTCCTGCCTGCCACTGCGCCACAGGCGGCCGCACTTGCGGAAGTGGAGTCATCAGTGAGAGCAGCCGGCGGGTTCGCGATGACTGCAGAATTGAACGTCAAGTCGGTTGCTCAAATAGATGACGTACGCAAGCTATTCGATCGCAGCGAGGAATACGGTGTGCTCGTCGGACGCATCGGGGCTGCCAGAACGAGTTTGCGCCGCCTAGGCAAGCGGAAGGCCGAGACGCTAGCGCAGCGCCTACACCAGGCGTTTGAAGAGCTGGCTGCAATCGACTTTTACCCCGGCCAAGCCAACCTCCAGGCGAAGGACGCGCTGGAAACACTCGATCGCGAGAGACAACGGCTGTATACGGACGGCGAACCCCGTGCGGCGCTAGGAACCGTGCGCCGACTGGATCCGACAAGGTTCCGCAATCGCGTCTGGGTCACCCGCAAGAATCCCTGGGTAGACCGACTGGCGAGCGCCTGGCTAATTCGCCGCTTCATCGACCCGAAAGCGCGTTTTAAATGGATCGAACGCCCGAAGGAGCGTCCGAAAGGCGCCGTTGGCTTCGATTTCGACGGCGCGGACTTTACTCACATCGGCAACCGAGTGACGTTCGAGGTCCTGCTGTCGAGCTTTGGGCTCGAGGACGACCTGGCGCTCGGTCAAATTGCGGCGATCGTTCATTTTCTCGATGTCGGCGGCATCCCCATCGAGGACGCCAAGGGGCTGGAGCTGGTCCTGAAGGGCATGCGTGAAAGCGGCACGCATGATGGTGAATTGGCCCTCGCAACAGCCGGGCTGTTCGATCATGTATATACCGCATACGGGGGCGGGAAAGCCGTCGCGTAG
- a CDS encoding CusA/CzcA family heavy metal efflux RND transporter: APLEMFETTIQFKPRAEWRAGMTPEKLVEELDRIVKVPGLSNIWVPPIRNRIDMLATGIKSPVGVKIAGTDLKELDRLAAEVERVVKNVPGVTSAFAERLIGGRYIDVKIDRDRASRYGLNIADVQSIVSAAIGGDNIGETVEGLQRFPINLRYPREIRDSVAEIRNLPVLTERGAQIRLGDVATIRITDGPPMLKSENARLSGWVYVDLHGRDLSSAVRDMQAAVAKEVKLPAGYSLSWSGQFEFLERATQRMKVVVPATLLIIFVLLYMTFARFSDAALIMVTLPFALVGGFWLMYLLGYHMSVASAVGFIALGGVAAEFGVIMLLYLKQALEKHGDEGEPYTSQLVTRAIVEGAVLRVRPKAMTVAVIIAGLLPIMWGSGTGSEIMQRIAAPMVGGMITAPLLSMFVIPAAYLLMRKSRDKPQGRSV, from the coding sequence TGAAAGTCCCTGGTCTTTCCAACATCTGGGTGCCCCCGATCCGCAATCGCATCGATATGCTCGCCACCGGCATCAAGAGTCCCGTCGGCGTCAAGATCGCCGGAACGGACTTGAAGGAGCTCGATCGCCTCGCAGCCGAGGTCGAGCGGGTCGTGAAGAATGTGCCCGGCGTAACGTCGGCTTTCGCCGAGCGCCTGATCGGCGGACGCTACATCGATGTGAAGATCGACCGCGACCGGGCGTCGCGCTACGGCCTCAACATCGCCGACGTGCAAAGCATCGTCTCGGCGGCGATCGGTGGCGACAACATCGGCGAGACCGTCGAAGGGCTGCAGCGCTTTCCCATCAACCTTCGTTACCCGCGCGAGATCCGGGACTCGGTCGCGGAGATTCGCAATCTGCCGGTGCTCACAGAGCGCGGCGCCCAGATTCGGCTCGGTGATGTCGCCACCATCCGGATCACCGACGGACCGCCCATGCTCAAGAGCGAGAACGCCCGCCTTTCGGGCTGGGTATATGTCGATCTTCACGGGCGTGATCTGAGCTCGGCCGTCCGGGATATGCAAGCAGCCGTCGCGAAGGAAGTGAAGCTGCCGGCGGGCTACTCACTCTCCTGGTCGGGTCAGTTCGAGTTTCTGGAACGAGCGACGCAAAGGATGAAAGTGGTCGTTCCGGCGACCCTGCTCATCATTTTCGTTCTGCTTTATATGACCTTCGCGCGCTTCTCCGATGCAGCGTTGATCATGGTGACGTTGCCGTTCGCGCTGGTCGGCGGGTTCTGGCTGATGTACCTGCTGGGCTATCACATGTCGGTCGCCTCGGCAGTGGGCTTCATTGCGCTCGGTGGCGTGGCGGCAGAGTTCGGCGTGATCATGCTGCTCTACCTCAAGCAGGCGCTGGAGAAGCATGGCGACGAGGGCGAACCCTACACTTCGCAGCTGGTCACACGTGCGATCGTCGAAGGCGCGGTCCTGCGCGTGCGACCCAAAGCAATGACCGTGGCGGTGATCATCGCGGGGCTGCTTCCCATCATGTGGGGCTCCGGAACCGGCTCCGAGATCATGCAGCGTATTGCCGCGCCCATGGTCGGAGGCATGATCACTGCGCCGCTGCTGTCCATGTTCGTCATTCCGGCCGCCTATCTATTGATGCGAAAGTCTCGCGACAAGCCCCAAGGCAGGTCGGTATAG
- a CDS encoding copper-binding protein: MKILVCTTILALTLPATTLAQEMKSMDSMDMTGMEQQAGKGNTVHKAVGVVKKVDAKAGKVTLAHDPVKTMNWPAMTMAFAVQDKTMLNNLREGQKVEFEFDQRGKESVITSVK, translated from the coding sequence ATGAAGATTCTTGTCTGTACAACGATTCTCGCGCTCACCCTTCCCGCTACCACTCTCGCCCAGGAAATGAAGAGTATGGATAGTATGGATATGACGGGCATGGAGCAGCAGGCAGGCAAGGGCAATACCGTCCACAAGGCGGTTGGAGTGGTGAAGAAAGTCGATGCCAAGGCAGGCAAGGTCACGCTTGCTCACGATCCGGTGAAGACAATGAATTGGCCCGCTATGACGATGGCTTTTGCGGTCCAGGACAAGACCATGCTCAACAACCTCCGTGAAGGCCAGAAGGTCGAGTTCGAGTTCGACCAGCGCGGCAAGGAGAGTGTGATCACGAGCGTCAAGTAA